Within Caloranaerobacter ferrireducens, the genomic segment ATTTATGTTAATCTGATTACTGTTTTTCACTAATAAAAGTTTCACTATTTTAATTATAATTTTATATTTTTTGCTCTTAAATTATCTAATGGTGATAATCTTTTAAAGTTCTTCATTACATAACTTGAAGCTAAATGAGAGTAACGCCTAGTCATTTCTAAAGATGTATGTCCTAGAATTTGCTGTAATGTAAATATATCTCCACCATTTATTAAATATTTAGTTGCAAATGTATGCCTTAATATATGTGGGTGTAACCTTTCTATTCCTGTTTTTTTCTTTAATCTAACAAATATCATTTTAATTACATCTTTACTTACAGGCGTTTTATTTTGACTTATAAAAACGTGTGTTGTCGGATATTCTGGCATTGGTCTATATCCATTTAAGTACTTAAATAATAACTTTTTAGTATACAATCCAAGTGGAACAATCCTTTCCTTTTGACCTTTACCATAAACTTTAATTACATTTTGAGTAAAATGCACATTTTCAACTTTTAACTCAATTACTTCATTACTTCTTAATCCTGAGTCTAACATCAGCGATATCATACATTTATTTCTTAATCCGAATTCAGTTTTATCATTAATGCTTTTATATAAAATTTCAATTTCTTCATCACTTAATATTTCTATTGTTTTTTTAGGTGCTTTTGGTAATTTAAATCTTTCTGCTAAATTCTCTTTTATGTATGCTTCGTTATATAACCAATTTATAAATGCTCTTAACTGTCTAATATATGTCTGTATCGTTGTTTTAGATAATTTTTCTTTTTTATTTGTTTTAAAATTAT encodes:
- a CDS encoding tyrosine-type recombinase/integrase: MLTLEKALELFLIDQKLKGNTDKTIFNYERFLSYFIDFIGKDKLVTDITLLDLKQYQLYLGSKDKEYNFKTNKKEKLSKTTIQTYIRQLRAFINWLYNEAYIKENLAERFKLPKAPKKTIEILSDEEIEILYKSINDKTEFGLRNKCMISLMLDSGLRSNEVIELKVENVHFTQNVIKVYGKGQKERIVPLGLYTKKLLFKYLNGYRPMPEYPTTHVFISQNKTPVSKDVIKMIFVRLKKKTGIERLHPHILRHTFATKYLINGGDIFTLQQILGHTSLEMTRRYSHLASSYVMKNFKRLSPLDNLRAKNIKL